One Saccharomyces eubayanus strain FM1318 chromosome XVI, whole genome shotgun sequence DNA segment encodes these proteins:
- the MEI5 gene encoding Mei5p produces the protein MQGQEDWVDKDKTLVEEEEEGADDESHKKKSNDGNRVCKKSVKELKKHLDKKEIAIQNRESTKQLTLLRQENTHLQQACKILGEDKITKNKQFIEKWRTVCEMELSFILNSTLIKINRMGGYKDFLEKEMEAKKRRLEYQIDNGMEDQLYEVRDSEDFKQLSEVEQEQWESQMNEQLKEVEKSKEVELEKLNKVLLDSEGKEFDMAELCNRLKLDYKLIFP, from the coding sequence ATGCAAGGTCAGGAAGATTGGGTAGATAAGGATAAAACTTtggtggaagaagaagaagaaggcgCCGACGATGAATCTcacaaaaagaagagcaatGATGGTAATCGGGTCTGCAAGAAGAGTGTTAAGGAGCTGAAGAAACATCTGgacaagaaggaaattgCAATACAGAATAGAGAATCGACGAAGCAACTCACCCTTTtaagacaagaaaataccCATTTACAGCAGGCCTGTAAGATCCTCGGCGAGGACAAGATtaccaaaaataaacaattcATAGAAAAATGGAGGACCGTTTGCGAGATGGAGCTTTCATTCATCCTGAACTCCACCTTAATTAAGATTAACAGAATGGGCGGTTATAAAGATTTtctggaaaaagaaatggaagctaagaaaagaaggctGGAATACCAGATAGATAACGGAATGGAAGACCAGCTCTATGAAGTAAGGGATAGCGAAGACTTTAAGCAGCTTTCTGAAGTTGAGCAAGAGCAATGGGAGAGTCAAATGAATGAACAACTAAAAGAAGTGGAAAAGAGTAAAGAGGTGGAGTTGGAAAAACTAAACAAGGTGTTACTCGATAGTGAGGGGAAGGAATTCGATATGGCAGAACTATGTAATAGATTAAAGCTTGATTATAAACTAATCTTCCCCTAA
- the VPS30 gene encoding beclin 1: MLSETSIEMRCQNCHLPLQLDPSLEGLSLTQRNLLLSNNNIATTTNENTISNKEGDANDNCVFQIPEDRLKRLEEIQNIKDLGLVDDKLTTDSFVFLNHDDDNNAYDKNDININRQGDDSDGDSDKNDNSDASGRNSSFRDHEEEEQEITDGDENQQLQLNSKTLSTQVNAMTNVFNILSSQTNIDYPVCQDCCNLLIHRLKSEYDDAIKERDTYAQFLSKLETQNKEISNAITHKQYSNNILENKNLQEEKQELLKQLLRLETMDNDLDEELSHLQERKIQLQNEKLQKLSDQNLMDLNNIQFNKNLQSLKLQYELSLNHLDKLRKINIFNATFKISHNGPFATINGLRLGSIPETVVPWKEINAALGQLILLLATINKNLKINLLDYKLQPMGSFSKIKKRINSNVENNNNTTSDSPGGWLILPVYNDENFNLGKIFHKETKFDKSLETILEIIIQMTQQLSTIASSFSSQTRLSNQDASSLNINGNTNNDASILELPYMMNKEKINGLSVKLHGSNPNLEWTTAMKFLLTNIKWLLAFSSNLLSKSMTLSPANDDNDINTTGN, translated from the coding sequence ATGCTCTCTGAAACAAGCATTGAAATGAGATGCCAGAATTGCCACTTACCTTTGCAATTAGATCCGTCTTTGGAAGGTCTTAGTTTGACCCAGCGAAATCTACTACTGTCAAACAATAATATTGCAACTACAACGAATGAAAATACCATTTCCAACAAAGAAGGAGATGCTAATGACAATTGCGTATTTCAGATACCAGAGGACAGACTGAAGCGGTTAGAAGAGATTCAGAACATAAAAGATTTGGGTTTAGTCGATGACAAATTGACTACAGATTCGTTTGTCTTTTTAAACcacgatgatgataataacGCTTATGATAAAAATGACATTAACATAAACCGTCAAGGTGATGATTCAGACGGCGATAGTGACAAGAATGACAATAGTGATGCCTCTGGCCGAAACAGCTCTTTTCGAGAtcatgaagaagaggaacagGAGATCACCGATGGAGATGAAAACCAACAATTACAATTGAACTCCAAGACTTTGTCCACCCAAGTCAACGCAATGACTAACGTGTTCAACATCCTTTCATCCCAAACAAATATAGACTATCCTGTTTGTCAGGACTGCTGCAATCTGCTAATACATAGGCTGAAAAGTGAGTATGATGATGCAATCAAGGAAAGAGACACTTACGCTCAATTTTTATCCAAGCTAGAAActcaaaacaaagaaatatcAAACGCCATTACTCACAAGCAATATTCCAAcaatattttggaaaacaaaaatttacaAGAGGAAAAACAAGAGCTATTAAAGCAATTATTGCGTCTGGAAACGATGGATAATGATTTAGACGAAGAGCTAAGTCATTTgcaagaaaggaaaatccAACTACAAAAcgaaaaactacaaaaatTGAGCGATCAGAACTTAATGGATTTGAACAACATACAGTTTAATAAAAATCTGCAATCGCTCAAGCTACAATACGAATTGTCTCTAAATCATCTGGACAAATTGAGAAAGATCAACATTTTTAATGCTACTTTCAAAATCTCGCATAATGGACCTTTTGCCACTATAAATGGACTGAGACTGGGCAGTATACCAGAAACAGTGGTGCCTTGGAAGGAAATCAACGCTGCATTAGGCCAATTAATCCTTTTGTTGGCCactataaataaaaatttaaagatAAACTTATTAGACTATAAGTTACAACCAATGGgttcattttccaagatcaaaaaaagaataaatagcaacgttgaaaacaataataataccaCATCAGACAGTCCTGGCGGTTGGTTAATTCTACCTGTCTATAACgatgaaaattttaacCTGGGGAAAATTTTCCATAAAGAGACAAAGTTCGATAAATCACTAGAAACAATATtagaaataataatacaaatGACACAGCAGCTTTCTACAATAGCGTcgtccttttcttctcaaaCACGTTTATCAAATCAAGACGCCTCTTCATTAAATATTAACGGTAACACTAATAATGATGCTTCCATCCTGGAATTGCCCTACATGATgaataaagagaaaatcaATGGGCTATCTGTTAAACTGCATGGTAGCAACCCGAATCTTGAATGGACAACGGCTATGAAGTTTTTACTAACAAATATAAAGTGGTTGTTGgcattttcttccaatttatTGTCCAAGTCAATGACTTTAAGCCCCGCAAACGATGACAATGATATCAACACTACTGGCAATTAA
- the DBP1 gene encoding putative DEAD-box ATP-dependent RNA helicase DBP1 translates to MSDLSQNVAKLNINDKENGNDGGKPSYVPPHLRGSGKPAFRRTGPPREDRGSGGGFFSRSSKQAGDNDGFFGFSKGNNGGSTYNRGGSSSFKSSGNRWVNGKHVPGPKNARLEAELFGVHEDPDYHSSGIKFDNYDDIPVEASGKDVPEPLLEFDSPPLDALLLENIKLAGFNKPTPVQKYSVPIVTNNRDLMACAQTGSGKTGGFLFPVFTELFESGPSPMPEKAQSFYSRKGYPSALVLAPTRELATQIFEEARKFTYRSWVRPCVVYGGAPIGNQMREVDRGCDLLVATPGRLNDLLERGKISLANIKYLVLDEADRMLDMGFEPQIRHIVEECDMPSVGNRQTLMFSATFPVDIQHLARDFLDNYIFLSVGRVGSTSENITQRILYVDDMDKKSALLDLLSAEHEGLTLIFVETKRMADQLTDFLIMQNFRATAIHGDRTQAERERALSAFKSNVANILVATAVAARGLDIPNVTHVINYDLPSDIDDYVHRIGRTGRAGNTGVATSFFNSNNQNIVKGLIEILNEANQEVPAFLNDMSRQNLRGGKTRGGGGGGFFNNRNNNSRDYRKHGGNGSFGNTRPRNTGTSNWGSSSGGGFRNDNENSGFGSSNASWW, encoded by the coding sequence ATGAGTGATTTGTCCCAGAACGTAGCTAAGCTAAACATTAACGACAAAGAAAACGGTAACGATGGCGGCAAACCTTCGTATGTCCCACCACATTTAAGAGGCAGCGGTAAACCGGCGTTTAGGAGAACCGGTCCCCCAAGGGAGGATAGAGGTTCAGGTGGAGGATTCTTTAGTCGTTCGAGCAAGCAGGCCGGCGATAATGACggtttttttggtttttctaAAGGAAACAATGGAGGATCGACTTATAACCGCGGAGGCAGTTCAAGTTTCAAGTCATCAGGAAACAGATGGGTGAACGGGAAACACGTACCCGGGCCAAAGAACGCAAGGTTGGAGGCTGAACTATTCGGTGTACACGAAGATCCCGATTACCACTCATCTGGTATTAAGTTCGATAATTACGACGATATCCCTGTAGAGGCATCCGGTAAAGATGTTCCAGAACCGCTATTAGAGTTTGATTCTCCACCTCTGGATGCATTGCTACTGGAAAATATTAAACTTGCTGGGTTCAATAAGCCTACCCCAGTGCAAAAATACTCCGTTCCCATTGTTACTAATAATAGGGATTTGATGGCCTGCGCCCAAACTGGTTCAGGGAAGACCGGCggatttttgtttcccGTCTTTACGGAGTTGTTTGAGTCGGGACCTTCCCCGATGCCTGAGAAGGCACAAAGCTTTTATTCTAGGAAGGGATACCCATCTGCTCTAGTCCTGGCGCCAACAAGAGAATTGGCAActcaaatttttgaagaggCTAGAAAATTCACTTACAGATCATGGGTTAGGCCATGTGTTGTTTATGGTGGTGCACCAATCGGTAACCAAATGAGGGAGGTCGACCGTGGTTGCGATTTACTGGTTGCTACTCCAGGTCGGTTGAATGATTTATTGGAACGtggaaaaatttctttggcCAATATCAAGTACCTCGTCTTAGATGAAGCTGATAGAATGTTGGATATGGGGTTCGAACCTCAAATCCGCCATATCGTTGAAGAATGTGATATGCCATCTGTAGGTAACAGACAAACTTTAATGTTTTCTGCCACATTCCCAGTGGATATTCAACATTTGGCCCGTGATTTCCTAGATAATTACATCTTTTTGTCTGTAGGAAGAGTTGGTTCCACTTCAGAAAATATCACACAAAGAATATTATATGTGGATGATATGGATAAAAAATCTGCTTTACTGGATTTACTATCTGCAGAGCATGAAGGTTTAACGTTGATTTTTGTCGAGACAAAGAGAATGGCTGATCAGTTGACTGATTTTTTGATCATGCAAAACTTCAGAGCCACAGCTATTCACGGTGATCGTACACAAGCTGAACGTGAGCGCGCATTATCTGCCTTCAAATCTAACGTGGCCAATATATTAGTCGCAACTGCCGTAGCGGCAAGAGGTTTAGATATTCCGAATGTCACCCACGTCATTAATTATGACTTGCCTTCTGATATTGATGATTATGTTCATAGAATTGGTAGAACCGGTCGTGCTGGCAACACCGGTGTTGCTACTTCATTCTTTAATAGTAATAACCAGAATATTGTAAAAGGCCTGATTGAAATATTGAACGAAGCGAACCAAGAAGTGCCAGCATTTTTAAATGATATGTCAAGGCAGAATTTAAGAGGTGGTAAAACTAGAGGTGGAGGCGGCGGaggtttcttcaataacCGCAACAACAATTCAAGAGATTATCGTAAGCATGGGGGCAATGGTTCCTTTGGAAATACAAGGCCAAGAAATACTGGAACATCAAACTGGGGTTCCAGCAGTGGGGGAGGGTTTAGGAacgataatgaaaacagtGGTTTTGGGAGTAGCAATGCTTCATGGTGGtaa
- the MRP51 gene encoding mitochondrial 37S ribosomal protein bS1m — protein sequence MTLAELLGRSRIAQVANNHKPLTYTGKKFHPTHQIIETKPSTLYRQEWGLKSAIPSKIKSRYLVYNDLDTLERITTFEPRGGTQWNRLRFQEMGVPIVSNIGRQNPFFKDPSRSEDDSDAKLSLFKEMTGEADISPAAMEKRLEKTIRLIKSFQKEFKEWLVENHPEELRLNSNKLEDYVVKFLNRKLKAKTSNKFNSEIIGTGGLSYSLSGKLKNSPNGVIQRTVVPGRVLNVVKENNDNKWLAAIGGFVADVVFFQSPPNSFNSMGDFIRMKTFLFEILEASMEKNGSVSMHARLLEPQNDKTREFFNKRPIYKPLTPRRSRRPSVGNIQEANNLLNIIKGN from the coding sequence ATGACTTTGGCAGAGTTGCTGGGACGGTCAAGAATTGCTCAAGTAGCAAACAATCATAAACCGTTGACATATACTGGTAAAAAGTTCCATCCAACACACCAAATCATTGAGACTAAGCCATCAACACTTTATCGACAAGAATGGGGGTTGAAATCCGCTATTCCGTCAAAAATAAAGTCTAGGTACTTGGTATATAACGATTTGGACACTTTAGAACGAATTACCACATTCGAACCCAGAGGCGGTACCCAATGGAACAGATTAAGATTCCAGGAAATGGGAGTACCCATCGTGTCCAATATAGGCAGACAAAACCCATTTTTCAAGGACCCCTCACGTTCTGAAGATGATTCAGATGCTAAGTTGTCtctattcaaagaaatgacAGGCGAGGCAGATATCTCGCCCGCAGCCATGGAAAAGCGTTTAGAGAAGACAATCAGACTGATCAAATCGTTTCAAAAGGAATTCAAGGAATGGTTGGTCGAGAACCATCCAGAAGAACTGAGATTAAATTCCAATAAGCTGGAAGATTATGTagtgaaatttttaaaCCGAAAATTGAAAGCAAAGACGAGCAACAAATTTAACTCCGAGATTATAGGTACAGGCGGTTTGTCATACAGTTTATCaggaaaattgaaaaactcgCCAAATGGCGTCATTCAAAGAACTGTAGTACCTGGCAGAGTCTTGAATGTTGTTAAGGAAAACAACGACAATAAATGGCTTGCGGCCATTGGTGGGTTCGTTGCTGATGTAGTCTTTTTCCAATCTCCACCCAATTCCTTCAATTCAATGGGCGACTTCATAAGAATGAAGACTTTCTTGTTCGAGATTTTGGAGGCTTCTATGGAGAAAAATGGTTCTGTTTCTATGCATGCTAGACTACTAGAGCCACAGAATGACAAGACTagagaatttttcaataagaGACCAATCTACAAACCCCTAACCCCTAGAAGGTCTCGTCGACCATCAGTGGGCAACATTCAAGAGGCCAAtaatcttttgaatataattaagggaaattga
- the IDI1 gene encoding isopentenyl-diphosphate delta-isomerase IDI1, producing MTADNSSVPNSAVSSYAKLVQNQTPEDILEEFPEIIPLQQRPNTRSSETSNEKTEETCFSGHDEEQIKLMNENCIVLDWDDNAIGAGTKKVCHLMENIEKGLLHRAFSVFIFNEQGELLLQQRATEKITFPDLWTNTCCSHPLCIDDELGLKGKLDDKIKGAITAAVRKLDHELGIPEDETKTKGKFHFLNRIHYMAPSNEPWGEHEIDYILFYKINSKENLTVNPNVNEVRDFKWVSPNDLKSMFNDPSSKFTPWFKIICENYLFNWWEKLDDLSEVENDKKIHRML from the coding sequence ATGACTGCCGACAATAGTAGCGTGCCTAATAGTGCAGTATCTAGCTACGCCAAGCTAGTGCAAAATCAAACACCTGAAGAcattttggaagaatttCCTGAAATCATTCCATTACAACAAAGACCTAATACTCGATCTAGTGAAACTTCTAATGAAAAAACCGAAGAAACATGTTTTTCCGGGCATGACGAAGAACAAATTAAACTGATGAACGAAAACTGTATTGTCTTGGATTGGGACGATAATGCTATCGGTGCCGGTACTAAAAAGGTGTGCCATTTGatggaaaatattgaaaagggtCTATTACATCGTgcattttctgttttcattttcaatgagCAAGGTGAATTGCTTTTACAACAAAGAGCCACTGAGAAAATCACCTTTCCTGATCTTTGGACCAACACATGTTGCTCTCATCCACTGTGtattgatgatgaattggGCCTTAAGGGGAAGTTAGACGACAAGATAAAAGGTGCAATCACTGCAGCAGTAAGAAAACTAGACCATGAATTGGGTATCCCAGAAGACGAAACTAAGACAAAAGGTAAGTTCCACTTCTTAAACAGAATCCATTATATGGCACCAAGTAATGAACCTTGGGGTGAACACGAAATTGATTATATTCTATTTTATAAGATCAATTCCAAGGAAAATTTGACTGTCAATCCAAACGTCAATGAAGTTAGAGACTTTAAATGGGTTTCACcaaatgatttgaaatccATGTTCAATGACCCAAGTTCCAAATTTACACCTTGGTTCAAAATTATTTGTGAAAACTACTTATTCAATTGGTGGGAAAAATTAGATGATCTTTCTGAAGTCGAGAATGACAAGAAAATCCATAGAATGCTATGA
- the HOS3 gene encoding histone deacetylase — protein MSSTQSDPLERFYRQFQTFVQNNPNVISAARAAAQIPESAKAVVVLSPYSLQHVFPREWVTKSYKKTIVERPERLLASSMGISAAITMYPSLFTLKSSHLRKGSLMAPHVLKVHGSHWPTELIELCQMADAKLLKGEIEVPDTWNSGDIYLSSKTIKALQGTIGAIETGVDSIFKGPSPEHISNRAFVAIRPPGHHCHYATPSGFCLLNNVHVAIEYAFDTYDVTHVVVLDFDLHHGDGTQDICWKRAGFKPEEESENSSYDDFGKMFAEFPKVGYFSMHDINSFPTESGFATKENIKNASTCIMNSHDLNIWNVHLSKWTTEEEFNILYRTKYRTLFAKADEFFKTAKLEMNQQEKTFKGLVVISAGFDASEFEQTSMQRHSVNVPTSFYTTFTKDALKLAQMHCHGKVLSLMEGGYSDKAICSGVFAHLIGLQNQDWVKEWGSEQVVKEIVRGCKSTWKPYKTRRAKDVIRIWAEEVIRLGRAMIPEFDDMIFKDIVKTASPDSLPTNIVEPVMTSTIAQRIIRSHRSSASPEKEIYESKLKNIEKEKPEERESCSEVKVGQPSSNNRAAETKVPFLQQEFSSEDEDEEYVYNEELNKTFNRTVEDITIDDISRHLETLEIEKHDEEDTDQEKKDKNWKSSHQRRLQSNGMYKIPSNTKPHRMRQTQNTNTPTYDDSDISMISHVSRKHTTRSGGRW, from the coding sequence ATGTCTTCCACACAATCAGACCCGTTGGAGAGGTTTTATAGGCAGTTTCAGACCTTTGTTCAAAATAACCCCAATGTCATATCGGCCGCTCGTGCAGCCGCTCAAATCCCAGAGTCTGCGAAGGCCGTTGTTGTGTTATCTCCTTATTCTTTGCAGCATGTTTTCCCCAGAGAATGGGTAACAAAGTCGTACAAAAAAACCATAGTCGAACGACCAGAGAGGCTGTTAGCAAGTTCAATGGGTATATCGGCTGCAATTACCATGTATCCATCCCTTTTCactttgaaatcttctcACTTGCGGAAAGGTTCGTTGATGGCACCTCATGTGCTCAAGGTGCACGGCAGTCATTGGCCAACTGAATTGATTGAGCTTTGTCAAATGGCAGACGCCAAATTGTTGAAGGGCGAGATCGAAGTTCCGGATACGTGGAACTCGGGTGACATTTATTTGAGTTCAAAGACCATCAAAGCTCTGCAGGGTACAATTGGTGCTATTGAAACCGGTGTAGACTCGATTTTCAAAGGTCCTTCTCCGGAACATATTAGTAACAGAGCCTTTGTGGCTATACGACCACCTGGCCATCATTGCCATTATGCTACTCCATCTGGGTTTTGCTTATTGAACAATGTCCATGTAGCCATAGAATATGCGTTCGATACCTATGATGTTACACACGTTGTCGTACTGGATTTCGATCTGCATCATGGTGATGGCACCCAAGACATTTGTTGGAAACGTGCTGGTTTTAAACCGGAGGAGGAGTCAGAGAATTCATCTTACGACGATTTTGGTAAAATGTTTGCTGAGTTTCCCAAAGTTGGTTATTTTTCCATGCATGATATAAATTCATTTCCAACAGAATCAGGATTCGCTACAAAAGAGAACATCAAAAATGCTTCCACATGTATCATGAACTCTCATGACTTAAACATCTGGAATGTTCATCTATCTAAATGGAccactgaagaagaattcaaTATACTATACAGAACAAAATATAGAACTCTATTTGCAAAAGCAGATGAGTTTTTCAAGACTGCAAAATTAGAAATGAATCAACAGGAGAAAACGTTCAAAGGTTTGGTAGTAATAAGTGCAGGTTTTGATGCGTCAGAATTCGAACAAACTTCCATGCAAAGGCATAGCGTTAACGTCCCTACTAGTTTTTATACGACATTCACTAAAGATGCATTGAAATTAGCTCAAATGCACTGCCACGGTAAAGTTTTATCCTTAATGGAGGGCGGCTATTCTGATAAGGCCATATGTTCTGGTGTTTTTGCACATCTGATTGGTTTACAAAACCAAGATTGGGTTAAAGAATGGGGGTCAGAACAAGTTGTTAAGGAGATCGTTCGTGGATGTAAATCAACCTGGAAACCTTACAAGACAAGGAGAGCTAAAGATGTTATAAGGATATGGGCCGAAGAAGTTATCAGGCTAGGACGAGCAATGATACCGGAATTCGATGACATGATCTTTAAAGACATTGTCAAAACAGCTTCACCTGATTCTTTACCCACTAACATTGTAGAGCCAGTAATGACGTCAACAATTGCCCAAAGAATCATAAGATCTCATAGAAGCAGCGCTTCTCcagagaaagaaatttaTGAAAGCAAGCTCaagaatattgaaaaggaaaaaccagaagaaagagaaagttGTAGTGAGGTCAAAGTTGGTCAACCTTCATCAAATAATAGAGCTGCTGAAACTAAAGTTCCGTTTTTGCAACAAGAATTTTCtagtgaagatgaagatgaagaatatgtttacaatgaagaattgaacAAAACGTTCAATCGTACAGTGGAAGATATTACTATTGATGACATTTCTAGACATTTGGAAACAttggaaattgaaaaacacgatgaagaagataccgaccaagaaaaaaaggataaaaactggaaaagcTCCCATCAACGTCGTTTACAAAGCAATGGAATGTATAAAATTCCCTCTAATACCAAACCTCATCGCATGAGACAAACCCAAAATACAAATACACCAACTTACGACGATAGTGACATATCAATGATTTCTCAtgtttcaagaaaacataCAACAAGGAGTGGTGGTAGGTGGTAA